In one Acetobacter sp. genomic region, the following are encoded:
- a CDS encoding response regulator, producing MSTIPGGIHQDRILIVDDEPEILIALTDLLDDEFVTVQASSAQEALTVLRNHPDISVIISDQRMRDMTGDMFLTEARKSSDAGTILLTGYADLDTVVSALNRGAISFYAAKPWEAGSLLAMVREAAAGCRTRRELTTERALLRSLFDNLPLGLAITDTEGRITRLNALAAEAFGRPLKECIGQAETALLGDVPVETRNVGDLRTTDEFPGVRRTGPDGRESWHRISRVELAPPSDSSPVHPVSVLIDQNVTDLIEMEKRARQADKMQAIGTLAGGIAHDFNNLLTAILGSLELVQDMQPPTDPNISRLFTNAMDAARRGAVLTQKLLDFSRPRDLARRPVDVPKLLGQMQGLLAQSVGGGGARAVPVRLRLPDEELPQASTDPSLLEVALVNLCLNARDAQPKGGEIIISAEAVTLSAEDQRKNTVVGRSGRPLLPGHYVVVSVADRGVGMTPETQARIFEPFFTTKSVGSGIGLGLPMVYGFVQRNGGDVRVSSNPGVGTSIELWLPAISRDGNPGAIQPAPTETHHSHGNQRSILVVDDDPAVAAVTVGFLAKAGFRVLECHSGMKALDLVRSRPDIGLVVMDLLMPEMNGDECARRIAVLRPDLAVIFVTGFADRAILPPDARVLAKPFTREALLSGVEDLIPVK from the coding sequence ATGAGCACGATACCCGGCGGCATTCATCAGGACAGGATTCTGATCGTTGATGACGAACCGGAAATCCTGATTGCTCTCACCGATCTGCTTGATGACGAATTTGTGACCGTTCAGGCTTCCTCCGCGCAGGAAGCCCTGACGGTTCTCCGGAATCACCCCGATATTTCGGTGATCATTTCTGACCAGCGCATGCGCGACATGACGGGTGACATGTTCCTCACCGAAGCCCGCAAAAGCTCGGATGCAGGAACAATTCTCCTGACCGGCTATGCCGATCTGGATACCGTGGTATCGGCGCTCAATCGCGGAGCAATCTCTTTTTACGCCGCAAAACCGTGGGAGGCAGGCAGCCTGCTGGCCATGGTGCGGGAAGCTGCTGCCGGTTGCCGGACGCGTCGTGAACTGACGACGGAACGGGCCCTGCTGAGGAGTCTTTTCGATAATCTTCCATTAGGACTTGCGATTACCGATACGGAAGGGCGTATCACGCGGCTGAACGCGCTGGCGGCGGAAGCGTTCGGGCGACCATTGAAGGAGTGCATCGGACAGGCGGAAACGGCCCTGCTTGGCGATGTGCCTGTAGAGACAAGAAACGTTGGCGACCTGCGGACGACTGATGAGTTCCCGGGCGTAAGGCGGACTGGTCCCGATGGCCGGGAAAGCTGGCACAGGATTTCCAGGGTTGAACTCGCGCCCCCATCGGATTCATCGCCTGTCCATCCGGTTTCGGTTCTGATCGACCAGAATGTCACCGACCTGATTGAAATGGAAAAACGGGCGCGTCAGGCTGACAAGATGCAGGCCATCGGCACACTGGCTGGCGGCATCGCGCATGATTTCAACAATCTTCTGACGGCTATTCTGGGCTCCCTTGAGCTTGTTCAGGATATGCAGCCGCCGACCGACCCCAATATCAGCCGTCTCTTCACCAACGCGATGGATGCAGCCCGTCGAGGGGCTGTGCTGACACAGAAACTGCTCGATTTCAGTCGCCCGCGTGATCTCGCCCGTCGGCCGGTGGATGTGCCGAAACTGCTGGGGCAGATGCAGGGTCTTCTGGCGCAGAGTGTTGGTGGTGGTGGCGCGCGTGCTGTTCCGGTCCGGCTCAGACTTCCCGATGAGGAACTGCCGCAGGCCTCCACCGATCCATCGTTGCTGGAAGTCGCTCTGGTCAATCTGTGCCTCAACGCCCGTGATGCCCAGCCGAAAGGCGGCGAAATCATCATTTCCGCTGAAGCCGTGACGCTGAGTGCGGAAGATCAACGGAAAAACACGGTGGTCGGGCGATCTGGTCGTCCCCTTCTCCCGGGCCATTATGTTGTCGTTTCCGTGGCCGATCGTGGGGTTGGCATGACGCCGGAAACACAGGCCCGTATTTTTGAGCCGTTCTTCACGACAAAATCAGTCGGTTCCGGCATCGGACTCGGACTGCCGATGGTGTACGGTTTCGTCCAGCGCAATGGCGGCGATGTCAGGGTTTCCAGCAATCCCGGCGTCGGCACCTCGATCGAGCTCTGGCTTCCCGCCATCAGCAGGGACGGAAACCCGGGAGCCATACAGCCGGCACCAACGGAAACGCATCACAGCCACGGCAATCAGCGCAGTATCCTTGTTGTGGATGATGATCCTGCCGTGGCCGCCGTGACTGTGGGCTTTCTTGCCAAGGCGGGGTTCAGGGTTCTGGAATGCCACAGTGGAATGAAGGCCCTCGATCTGGTTCGCTCCCGCCCGGACATTGGCCTCGTGGTCATGGATTTGCTGATGCCGGAGATGAATGGGGACGAATGCGCCCGTCGGATCGCGGTTCTGCGACCCGATCTGGCCGTGATTTTCGTGACGGGATTTGCTGACCGCGCCATCCTGCCTCCGGATGCACGTGTGCTGGCCAAACCCTTCACGCGGGAGGCGCTGCTGTCTGGTGTGGAGGATCTTATTCCGGTAAAGTAG
- the der gene encoding ribosome biogenesis GTPase Der, whose protein sequence is MADRPRTKSGKRGQKQLLRPEAPLPASGLPTVVIAGRPNVGKSTLYNRLTGRRNALVADFPGVTRDRKEGEALMRGRTIRLIDTAGLEAAAPDSLFGRMQNSSALAVQQADLILFCIDARAGITPADQHFATWLRRQNRKVLLVANKAEGRAGAASAMEAFSLGLGTPIGISAEHGEGISDLMSEIVDALPQSILPPIAEEKPVKKKPKPKAPVEETVSFAALTGEIDEVPEELGEEAVFIEDETEEPGILKIAFVGRPNAGKSTLMNRLLGEERMITGPEPGLTRDSIAVLLRDDHGEVQIVDTAGLRKKARVEEHLEKMSTSATIEALKRAEVVVLVIDATLGLHEQDLQIARLIEREGRACVVALNKWDAVEDRTATRQAIYDRIQTSLAQMKGIEVVSFSGKTGAGVQKLLPAVRHTAEIWNSRVPTGELNRWFDMMLERHAPPLVQGRRLKLRYITQVKSRPPTFLVFGTRAEQLPDDYKRYLVNGLRETFGLTGVPIRLQLRGTKNPYADERD, encoded by the coding sequence ATGGCTGATCGTCCACGCACAAAGTCCGGAAAGCGCGGACAGAAGCAGCTTCTGAGACCGGAAGCTCCCCTGCCCGCTTCCGGCCTGCCGACAGTGGTGATCGCCGGACGTCCGAATGTCGGCAAATCCACCCTGTATAACCGCCTGACCGGACGACGGAACGCGCTGGTCGCGGACTTCCCCGGCGTCACACGTGACCGCAAGGAAGGCGAGGCGCTGATGCGCGGTCGCACGATCCGTCTGATCGACACGGCGGGACTGGAAGCAGCGGCTCCGGACTCACTGTTCGGACGGATGCAGAACTCCTCAGCGCTGGCCGTGCAGCAGGCCGACCTTATCCTGTTCTGCATTGACGCCCGTGCCGGAATTACCCCTGCCGACCAGCATTTCGCCACATGGCTGCGCCGTCAGAACCGCAAGGTCCTGCTGGTCGCCAACAAGGCCGAAGGGCGCGCAGGCGCGGCTTCCGCGATGGAAGCTTTTTCTCTGGGGCTGGGTACGCCAATCGGCATTTCCGCCGAGCATGGCGAGGGTATTTCCGATCTGATGAGTGAGATCGTTGACGCCCTGCCGCAGAGCATCCTGCCGCCTATCGCTGAAGAAAAGCCTGTCAAAAAGAAACCCAAACCCAAGGCACCGGTCGAAGAGACGGTCAGCTTTGCCGCGCTGACCGGCGAAATTGACGAAGTGCCTGAAGAACTCGGCGAAGAAGCCGTTTTCATCGAGGACGAGACCGAAGAGCCGGGCATTCTGAAAATCGCCTTTGTCGGGCGTCCGAACGCCGGCAAATCGACGCTGATGAACCGCCTTCTCGGCGAGGAACGCATGATCACCGGGCCTGAACCCGGTCTGACCCGTGACTCGATTGCCGTCCTGCTGCGTGATGACCATGGCGAAGTGCAGATTGTCGATACGGCGGGCCTGCGGAAAAAGGCACGCGTTGAAGAACATCTGGAGAAGATGTCCACCTCCGCAACGATCGAGGCGCTCAAACGCGCCGAGGTCGTCGTTCTGGTCATCGACGCCACGCTTGGACTGCACGAGCAGGATCTCCAGATTGCCCGTCTGATCGAGCGTGAAGGCCGGGCCTGTGTTGTGGCGCTGAACAAATGGGACGCGGTGGAAGATCGCACTGCCACGCGTCAGGCGATTTACGACCGTATCCAGACCTCTCTGGCCCAGATGAAGGGAATCGAAGTCGTTTCCTTCTCCGGCAAGACCGGTGCGGGTGTGCAGAAACTGCTCCCCGCAGTCCGCCATACCGCCGAAATCTGGAACAGTCGCGTTCCGACCGGCGAACTGAACCGCTGGTTCGACATGATGCTGGAGCGTCATGCGCCACCGCTGGTTCAGGGCAGACGCCTGAAGCTGCGCTACATCACGCAGGTCAAAAGCCGCCCCCCGACCTTTCTGGTATTCGGCACCCGTGCCGAGCAACTGCCGGATGATTACAAGCGCTATCTGGTAAATGGCCTGCGTGAGACCTTCGGTCTGACCGGCGTGCCCATCCGGCTGCAACTACGAGGCACGAAAAACCCTTACGCGGACGAGCGGGATTGA
- a CDS encoding PQQ-binding-like beta-propeller repeat protein, producing MHLPPSDSRRSFLRKLLTGAALVPLGGCHLFEDDKKPLVVGHRVPVLPAHGGLTVTRSKEALTPITLPSPVAMTEWPMSGRTPSHVGTNYAWGGLKRRWTRSIGQGTSAPDFLAFAALGSNGQSVLQASPVIQGGRIFTLDAAGDVRAFTWPGMNHLWTFNPKPHRMKSSNLGGGLGVNGDTLYIVDGIAETVAVEVETGKVKWRANVGTPGRSAPTIAKNRVFFSTIDARLFALDATSGHQLWTYAASMAPTVMFGAPAPAVVDGIVLAGFGSGDIVALREESGEVVWSDTLGAATGMSAAGDFSCIRSLPVIQNGTAYAMSVSASLVAFDMRSGRRLWERAVAGACPLLVVQDWLYLITLDGQVACLDRITGQVRWITQLRQYSRVDAQKDGVAWTGPVLADGKLLCVSTLPENGIVSLDPVTGKILSIDPLPAPTSVEPIFSDGHMLIIDNRGDLNSYG from the coding sequence ATGCACCTGCCCCCTTCTGACAGCCGCCGCAGTTTTCTCCGCAAATTGCTGACCGGGGCCGCCCTTGTGCCGCTCGGAGGCTGCCATCTCTTTGAAGACGACAAGAAGCCGCTTGTCGTCGGACATCGCGTGCCGGTGCTCCCCGCCCACGGCGGACTGACCGTGACCAGAAGCAAGGAAGCCCTCACGCCGATCACCCTTCCGTCTCCCGTCGCCATGACCGAATGGCCGATGAGCGGACGGACACCCAGTCACGTAGGGACAAACTATGCGTGGGGCGGCCTGAAACGTCGCTGGACCCGCTCCATCGGTCAGGGGACATCCGCGCCGGATTTCCTGGCTTTCGCAGCCCTCGGCTCCAACGGTCAGAGCGTCCTGCAGGCCAGTCCGGTCATTCAGGGCGGACGTATCTTCACGCTTGATGCGGCGGGTGACGTCAGAGCCTTCACATGGCCGGGCATGAACCATCTCTGGACATTCAATCCAAAGCCGCACCGGATGAAGTCCAGCAATCTGGGCGGCGGACTGGGTGTAAACGGCGATACGCTCTATATTGTCGACGGCATCGCGGAGACCGTCGCGGTCGAAGTCGAAACCGGCAAGGTGAAATGGCGTGCAAACGTCGGCACACCCGGTCGCTCGGCCCCAACCATCGCAAAAAACCGTGTGTTTTTCAGCACGATCGACGCCCGCCTCTTCGCCCTCGACGCCACATCCGGACATCAGCTCTGGACATATGCCGCCAGCATGGCGCCGACCGTCATGTTCGGGGCCCCGGCTCCCGCTGTCGTGGACGGGATCGTGCTGGCCGGTTTCGGGTCCGGCGATATTGTCGCCCTGCGTGAGGAAAGCGGCGAAGTCGTCTGGAGTGACACGCTGGGCGCAGCCACCGGCATGTCGGCCGCGGGCGACTTTTCCTGCATCCGCAGCCTGCCCGTCATCCAGAACGGCACGGCCTATGCCATGAGTGTATCCGCTTCTCTCGTCGCCTTTGACATGAGATCGGGTCGGCGTCTGTGGGAACGGGCGGTCGCCGGCGCCTGCCCTCTTCTCGTGGTGCAGGACTGGCTGTATCTCATCACTCTGGATGGACAGGTTGCCTGTCTTGACCGCATTACCGGTCAGGTGCGCTGGATCACCCAGTTGCGCCAGTACAGCCGCGTTGACGCCCAAAAGGACGGCGTCGCCTGGACCGGGCCTGTTCTGGCGGACGGCAAGCTGCTCTGCGTCAGCACGCTCCCCGAAAACGGCATCGTTTCTCTCGACCCTGTGACAGGAAAAATCCTGTCCATCGACCCTCTCCCCGCGCCGACCTCGGTCGAGCCCATCTTCTCCGACGGACACATGCTGATCATCGATAACCGAGGCGACCTCAACTCCTATGGCTGA
- a CDS encoding enoyl-CoA hydratase/isomerase family protein, with protein sequence MQDTISAIQCTRHGPVGRITLDRPGNLNAVDRAMAEAIMEVLTQWRDDPAVERVLLDSSSSKAFCAGGDIKALYRSIQEDGPEAAHGNMVVPYQAMQMIADYPKPIITIMDGITMGGGVGLGAHARHRVVTERSVLAMPENLIGLTPDAGGSWLLAEAPRSYGLRFALTGDRMLGAQAVAMGFADHLVPSESLEALKAALLGDIASSEETILRHYAEINQTASLDVSSEAIGKCYDVEDLGPQKGLALLLSRLESSDEVWAKTDLSRLLSVCPFSLHVTWRMQQRLHARQFSRDDAFALETELVLHMISRPDFCEGVRARVIDKDNTPSWSPALLSDVKPEDVERCFNGGELQ encoded by the coding sequence ATGCAGGACACCATCAGCGCCATCCAGTGCACCCGCCACGGGCCTGTCGGGCGGATTACACTGGACAGACCCGGAAACCTCAATGCCGTTGACCGCGCCATGGCCGAGGCGATCATGGAGGTCCTCACCCAATGGCGCGACGATCCCGCCGTTGAAAGGGTTCTGCTGGACTCCTCGTCCAGCAAGGCTTTCTGCGCGGGAGGGGATATCAAGGCCCTCTATAGAAGTATTCAGGAAGACGGTCCCGAGGCCGCTCACGGGAACATGGTCGTCCCCTATCAGGCCATGCAGATGATCGCCGACTATCCCAAGCCGATCATCACCATCATGGACGGCATCACGATGGGCGGTGGCGTCGGGCTGGGGGCCCATGCCCGTCACCGGGTCGTCACGGAACGCTCGGTCCTCGCCATGCCTGAAAATCTGATCGGGTTGACGCCGGACGCAGGAGGCTCCTGGCTTCTGGCGGAAGCCCCGCGTTCCTACGGTCTGCGGTTTGCCCTGACCGGGGATCGAATGCTCGGTGCTCAGGCTGTCGCCATGGGCTTTGCCGACCATCTTGTTCCCTCCGAAAGCCTTGAGGCTCTGAAAGCGGCGCTGCTCGGCGACATCGCATCATCGGAGGAGACCATTCTCAGGCACTATGCAGAGATCAACCAGACAGCATCACTGGACGTTTCCTCAGAAGCGATCGGCAAGTGTTACGACGTGGAAGATCTGGGGCCACAGAAAGGACTGGCCCTACTGCTCTCGCGACTGGAAAGCTCGGATGAAGTCTGGGCTAAAACAGATTTGAGCCGTTTACTCAGCGTCTGCCCGTTCTCGCTTCATGTCACATGGCGGATGCAGCAGAGGCTCCACGCCAGACAGTTTTCGCGCGATGATGCCTTTGCCCTCGAAACAGAGCTGGTACTCCACATGATCTCCCGCCCTGATTTCTGTGAAGGCGTGCGGGCCAGAGTGATCGACAAGGACAATACACCAAGCTGGTCTCCGGCCTTATTATCAGACGTGAAGCCGGAGGATGTAGAGCGCTGCTTTAACGGTGGAGAGCTTCAGTAA
- a CDS encoding flavin reductase, producing the protein MARLGAAVTVVTTGTLAEPVGFTASAVCSVTDDPPTLLVCLKRASRARDAFHEGGAMCVNVLASAQEHLSDRFAGPLSAIERFAVGHWTTLETGAPALEEAVSSLDCRIERIVEVGTHSVLFGQVQAVRMGSPVPALVYFNRAYHHLPHN; encoded by the coding sequence ATGGCGCGTCTCGGGGCCGCTGTAACTGTTGTTACCACGGGGACACTGGCTGAGCCGGTCGGTTTCACGGCTTCTGCCGTCTGTTCGGTGACGGATGATCCGCCGACCCTGCTTGTCTGTCTCAAGCGGGCGAGTCGTGCGCGGGACGCGTTCCATGAGGGTGGGGCCATGTGCGTCAATGTTCTGGCGTCAGCTCAGGAGCATCTGTCGGACCGATTCGCTGGTCCGTTGAGCGCCATTGAGCGGTTCGCCGTAGGACACTGGACGACGCTGGAAACCGGCGCGCCTGCTCTTGAGGAAGCTGTTTCCTCACTCGACTGTCGTATCGAGCGTATTGTCGAGGTCGGCACCCACAGCGTGCTGTTCGGGCAGGTGCAGGCTGTCAGAATGGGAAGTCCTGTTCCGGCGCTTGTCTACTTTAACCGTGCCTATCATCATCTGCCGCATAACTGA
- the arsC gene encoding arsenate reductase (glutaredoxin) (This arsenate reductase requires both glutathione and glutaredoxin to convert arsenate to arsenite, after which the efflux transporter formed by ArsA and ArsB can extrude the arsenite from the cell, providing resistance.), whose product MQATLYHNPRCGTSRKVLDILSSQIPDLIVVDYLKTPPDRSTLLDLAKRLPTGAGSLLRTKEPLATELGLLETGVTEDQILDAILAHPILLNRPVVVTSLGARICRPAEIVQEILPPTA is encoded by the coding sequence ATGCAAGCCACACTCTACCACAACCCGCGCTGCGGTACGTCCCGCAAGGTCCTGGATATTCTCAGCAGCCAGATTCCTGATCTGATCGTCGTCGATTATCTGAAAACACCGCCAGATCGCAGCACACTGCTTGATCTCGCCAAACGTCTGCCGACAGGCGCTGGCAGCCTGCTCAGGACCAAGGAACCACTGGCGACAGAACTCGGGCTCTTGGAAACAGGGGTGACAGAGGATCAGATTCTCGACGCGATCTTAGCCCATCCGATCCTGCTCAACCGACCGGTCGTTGTGACCTCGCTCGGTGCGCGCATCTGCCGTCCTGCGGAAATCGTGCAGGAAATACTGCCACCGACAGCCTGA
- a CDS encoding cold-shock protein, which translates to MSTGTVKWFNVTKGYGFIKPDDSDKDVFVHITAVQAAGWQGLADGERLNFDLTEDRGKMAATNLQKA; encoded by the coding sequence ATGTCGACCGGCACTGTGAAATGGTTCAACGTGACCAAAGGATATGGCTTCATCAAACCTGATGATTCCGACAAGGACGTCTTCGTCCACATTACTGCCGTTCAGGCCGCCGGATGGCAGGGACTTGCGGATGGCGAGCGTCTCAATTTTGATCTGACGGAAGATCGCGGCAAGATGGCTGCGACAAATCTCCAGAAAGCCTGA